One Pongo abelii isolate AG06213 chromosome 12, NHGRI_mPonAbe1-v2.0_pri, whole genome shotgun sequence DNA segment encodes these proteins:
- the SEPTIN10 gene encoding septin-10 isoform X14, with protein MKNLDSKVNIIPVIAKADTVSKTELQKFKIKLMSELVSNGVQIYQFPTDDDTIAKVNAAMNGQLPFAVVGSMDEVKVGNKMVKARQYPWGVVQVENENHCDFVKLREMLICTNMEDLREQTHTRHYELYRRCKLEEMGFTDVGPENKPVSLQETYEAKRHEFHGERQRKEEEMKQMFVQRVKEKEAILKEAERELQAKFEHLKRLHQEERMKLEEKRKLLEEEIIAFSKKKATSEIFHSQSFLATGSNLRKDKDRKNSNFL; from the exons GTAAACATTATACCAGTGATTGCCAAAGCAGATACGGTTTCTAAAACTGAATTACAGAAGTTTAAGATCAAGCTCATGAGTGAATTGGTCAGCAATGGCGTCCAGATATACCAGTTCCCAACGGATGATGACACTATTGCTAAGGTCAACGCTGCAATGAAT GGACAGTTGCCGTTTGCTGTTGTGGGAAGTATGGATGAGGTAAAAGTCGGAAACAAGATGGTCAAAGCTCGCCAGTACCCTTGGGGTGTTGTACAAG tgGAAAATGAAAACCACTGTGACTTTGTAAAGCTGCGGGAAATGCTCATTTGTACAAATATGGAGGACCTGCGAGAGCAGACCCATACCAGGCACTATGAGCTTTACAGGCGCTGCAAACTGGAGGAAATGGGCTTTACAGATGTGGGCCCAGAAAACAAGCCGGTCAG TCTTCAAGAGACCTATGAAGCCAAAAGACATGAGTTCCATGGTGAACgtcagaggaaggaagaagaaatgaaacagaTGTTTGTGCAGCGAGTAAAGGAGAAAGAAGCCATATTGAAAGAAGCTGAGAGAGAG CTACAGGCCAAATTTGAGCACCTTAAGAGACTTCACCAAGAAGAGAGAATGAAgcttgaagaaaagagaaaacttttgGAAGAAGAAATAATTGCTTTCTCTAAAAAGAAAGCTACCTCCGAGATATTTCACAGCCAGTCCTTTCTGGCAACAGGCAGCAACCTGAGGAAGGACAAGGACCGTAAGAA ctcCAATTTTTTGTAA
- the SEPTIN10 gene encoding septin-10 isoform X13 has product MASSEVARHLVNIIPVIAKADTVSKTELQKFKIKLMSELVSNGVQIYQFPTDDDTIAKVNAAMNGQLPFAVVGSMDEVKVGNKMVKARQYPWGVVQVENENHCDFVKLREMLICTNMEDLREQTHTRHYELYRRCKLEEMGFTDVGPENKPVSLQETYEAKRHEFHGERQRKEEEMKQMFVQRVKEKEAILKEAERELQAKFEHLKRLHQEERMKLEEKRKLLEEEIIAFSKKKATSEIFHSQSFLATGSNLRKDKDRKNSNFL; this is encoded by the exons GTAAACATTATACCAGTGATTGCCAAAGCAGATACGGTTTCTAAAACTGAATTACAGAAGTTTAAGATCAAGCTCATGAGTGAATTGGTCAGCAATGGCGTCCAGATATACCAGTTCCCAACGGATGATGACACTATTGCTAAGGTCAACGCTGCAATGAAT GGACAGTTGCCGTTTGCTGTTGTGGGAAGTATGGATGAGGTAAAAGTCGGAAACAAGATGGTCAAAGCTCGCCAGTACCCTTGGGGTGTTGTACAAG tgGAAAATGAAAACCACTGTGACTTTGTAAAGCTGCGGGAAATGCTCATTTGTACAAATATGGAGGACCTGCGAGAGCAGACCCATACCAGGCACTATGAGCTTTACAGGCGCTGCAAACTGGAGGAAATGGGCTTTACAGATGTGGGCCCAGAAAACAAGCCGGTCAG TCTTCAAGAGACCTATGAAGCCAAAAGACATGAGTTCCATGGTGAACgtcagaggaaggaagaagaaatgaaacagaTGTTTGTGCAGCGAGTAAAGGAGAAAGAAGCCATATTGAAAGAAGCTGAGAGAGAG CTACAGGCCAAATTTGAGCACCTTAAGAGACTTCACCAAGAAGAGAGAATGAAgcttgaagaaaagagaaaacttttgGAAGAAGAAATAATTGCTTTCTCTAAAAAGAAAGCTACCTCCGAGATATTTCACAGCCAGTCCTTTCTGGCAACAGGCAGCAACCTGAGGAAGGACAAGGACCGTAAGAA ctcCAATTTTTTGTAA
- the SEPTIN10 gene encoding septin-10 isoform X10, whose protein sequence is MASSEVARHLVNIIPVIAKADTVSKTELQKFKIKLMSELVSNGVQIYQFPTDDDTIAKVNAAMNGQLPFAVVGSMDEVKVGNKMVKARQYPWGVVQVENENHCDFVKLREMLICTNMEDLREQTHTRHYELYRRCKLEEMGFTDVGPENKPVSLQETYEAKRHEFHGERQRKEEEMKQMFVQRVKEKEAILKEAERELQAKFEHLKRLHQEERMKLEEKRKLLEEEIIAFSKKKATSEIFHSQSFLATGSNLRKDKDRKKEPGCRFKLLCIDVRACETNGGRKDAEKGREGHSARGQP, encoded by the exons GTAAACATTATACCAGTGATTGCCAAAGCAGATACGGTTTCTAAAACTGAATTACAGAAGTTTAAGATCAAGCTCATGAGTGAATTGGTCAGCAATGGCGTCCAGATATACCAGTTCCCAACGGATGATGACACTATTGCTAAGGTCAACGCTGCAATGAAT GGACAGTTGCCGTTTGCTGTTGTGGGAAGTATGGATGAGGTAAAAGTCGGAAACAAGATGGTCAAAGCTCGCCAGTACCCTTGGGGTGTTGTACAAG tgGAAAATGAAAACCACTGTGACTTTGTAAAGCTGCGGGAAATGCTCATTTGTACAAATATGGAGGACCTGCGAGAGCAGACCCATACCAGGCACTATGAGCTTTACAGGCGCTGCAAACTGGAGGAAATGGGCTTTACAGATGTGGGCCCAGAAAACAAGCCGGTCAG TCTTCAAGAGACCTATGAAGCCAAAAGACATGAGTTCCATGGTGAACgtcagaggaaggaagaagaaatgaaacagaTGTTTGTGCAGCGAGTAAAGGAGAAAGAAGCCATATTGAAAGAAGCTGAGAGAGAG CTACAGGCCAAATTTGAGCACCTTAAGAGACTTCACCAAGAAGAGAGAATGAAgcttgaagaaaagagaaaacttttgGAAGAAGAAATAATTGCTTTCTCTAAAAAGAAAGCTACCTCCGAGATATTTCACAGCCAGTCCTTTCTGGCAACAGGCAGCAACCTGAGGAAGGACAAGGACCGTAAGAA ggAACCAGGCTGTCGATTCAAACTCCTGTGCATTGATGTCAGAGCTTGTGAAACCAATGGTGGACGTAAAGATGCAGAGAAAGGTAGAGAGGGCCACAGTGCAAGGGGGCAGCCATGA
- the SEPTIN10 gene encoding septin-10 isoform X11: MKNLDSKVNIIPVIAKADTVSKTELQKFKIKLMSELVSNGVQIYQFPTDDDTIAKVNAAMNGQLPFAVVGSMDEVKVGNKMVKARQYPWGVVQVENENHCDFVKLREMLICTNMEDLREQTHTRHYELYRRCKLEEMGFTDVGPENKPVSLQETYEAKRHEFHGERQRKEEEMKQMFVQRVKEKEAILKEAERELQAKFEHLKRLHQEERMKLEEKRKLLEEEIIAFSKKKATSEIFHSQSFLATGSNLRKDKDRKKEPGCRFKLLCIDVRACETNGGRKDAEKGREGHSARGQP, encoded by the exons GTAAACATTATACCAGTGATTGCCAAAGCAGATACGGTTTCTAAAACTGAATTACAGAAGTTTAAGATCAAGCTCATGAGTGAATTGGTCAGCAATGGCGTCCAGATATACCAGTTCCCAACGGATGATGACACTATTGCTAAGGTCAACGCTGCAATGAAT GGACAGTTGCCGTTTGCTGTTGTGGGAAGTATGGATGAGGTAAAAGTCGGAAACAAGATGGTCAAAGCTCGCCAGTACCCTTGGGGTGTTGTACAAG tgGAAAATGAAAACCACTGTGACTTTGTAAAGCTGCGGGAAATGCTCATTTGTACAAATATGGAGGACCTGCGAGAGCAGACCCATACCAGGCACTATGAGCTTTACAGGCGCTGCAAACTGGAGGAAATGGGCTTTACAGATGTGGGCCCAGAAAACAAGCCGGTCAG TCTTCAAGAGACCTATGAAGCCAAAAGACATGAGTTCCATGGTGAACgtcagaggaaggaagaagaaatgaaacagaTGTTTGTGCAGCGAGTAAAGGAGAAAGAAGCCATATTGAAAGAAGCTGAGAGAGAG CTACAGGCCAAATTTGAGCACCTTAAGAGACTTCACCAAGAAGAGAGAATGAAgcttgaagaaaagagaaaacttttgGAAGAAGAAATAATTGCTTTCTCTAAAAAGAAAGCTACCTCCGAGATATTTCACAGCCAGTCCTTTCTGGCAACAGGCAGCAACCTGAGGAAGGACAAGGACCGTAAGAA ggAACCAGGCTGTCGATTCAAACTCCTGTGCATTGATGTCAGAGCTTGTGAAACCAATGGTGGACGTAAAGATGCAGAGAAAGGTAGAGAGGGCCACAGTGCAAGGGGGCAGCCATGA
- the SEPTIN10 gene encoding septin-10 isoform X9, with protein MASSEVARHLLFQSHMATKTTCMSSQGSDDEQRVNIIPVIAKADTVSKTELQKFKIKLMSELVSNGVQIYQFPTDDDTIAKVNAAMNGQLPFAVVGSMDEVKVGNKMVKARQYPWGVVQVENENHCDFVKLREMLICTNMEDLREQTHTRHYELYRRCKLEEMGFTDVGPENKPVSLQETYEAKRHEFHGERQRKEEEMKQMFVQRVKEKEAILKEAERELQAKFEHLKRLHQEERMKLEEKRKLLEEEIIAFSKKKATSEIFHSQSFLATGSNLRKDKDRKKEPGCRFKLLCIDVRACETNGGRKDAEKGREGHSARGQP; from the exons GTAAACATTATACCAGTGATTGCCAAAGCAGATACGGTTTCTAAAACTGAATTACAGAAGTTTAAGATCAAGCTCATGAGTGAATTGGTCAGCAATGGCGTCCAGATATACCAGTTCCCAACGGATGATGACACTATTGCTAAGGTCAACGCTGCAATGAAT GGACAGTTGCCGTTTGCTGTTGTGGGAAGTATGGATGAGGTAAAAGTCGGAAACAAGATGGTCAAAGCTCGCCAGTACCCTTGGGGTGTTGTACAAG tgGAAAATGAAAACCACTGTGACTTTGTAAAGCTGCGGGAAATGCTCATTTGTACAAATATGGAGGACCTGCGAGAGCAGACCCATACCAGGCACTATGAGCTTTACAGGCGCTGCAAACTGGAGGAAATGGGCTTTACAGATGTGGGCCCAGAAAACAAGCCGGTCAG TCTTCAAGAGACCTATGAAGCCAAAAGACATGAGTTCCATGGTGAACgtcagaggaaggaagaagaaatgaaacagaTGTTTGTGCAGCGAGTAAAGGAGAAAGAAGCCATATTGAAAGAAGCTGAGAGAGAG CTACAGGCCAAATTTGAGCACCTTAAGAGACTTCACCAAGAAGAGAGAATGAAgcttgaagaaaagagaaaacttttgGAAGAAGAAATAATTGCTTTCTCTAAAAAGAAAGCTACCTCCGAGATATTTCACAGCCAGTCCTTTCTGGCAACAGGCAGCAACCTGAGGAAGGACAAGGACCGTAAGAA ggAACCAGGCTGTCGATTCAAACTCCTGTGCATTGATGTCAGAGCTTGTGAAACCAATGGTGGACGTAAAGATGCAGAGAAAGGTAGAGAGGGCCACAGTGCAAGGGGGCAGCCATGA
- the SEPTIN10 gene encoding septin-10 isoform X15, with protein sequence MASSEVARHLVNIIPVIAKADTVSKTELQKFKIKLMSELVSNGVQIYQFPTDDDTIAKVNAAMNGQLPFAVVGSMDEVKVGNKMVKARQYPWGVVQVENENHCDFVKLREMLICTNMEDLREQTHTRHYELYRRCKLEEMGFTDVGPENKPVSYRPNLSTLRDFTKKRE encoded by the exons GTAAACATTATACCAGTGATTGCCAAAGCAGATACGGTTTCTAAAACTGAATTACAGAAGTTTAAGATCAAGCTCATGAGTGAATTGGTCAGCAATGGCGTCCAGATATACCAGTTCCCAACGGATGATGACACTATTGCTAAGGTCAACGCTGCAATGAAT GGACAGTTGCCGTTTGCTGTTGTGGGAAGTATGGATGAGGTAAAAGTCGGAAACAAGATGGTCAAAGCTCGCCAGTACCCTTGGGGTGTTGTACAAG tgGAAAATGAAAACCACTGTGACTTTGTAAAGCTGCGGGAAATGCTCATTTGTACAAATATGGAGGACCTGCGAGAGCAGACCCATACCAGGCACTATGAGCTTTACAGGCGCTGCAAACTGGAGGAAATGGGCTTTACAGATGTGGGCCCAGAAAACAAGCCGGTCAG CTACAGGCCAAATTTGAGCACCTTAAGAGACTTCACCAAGAAGAGAGAATGA
- the SEPTIN10 gene encoding septin-10 isoform X16 has product MKNLDSKVNIIPVIAKADTVSKTELQKFKIKLMSELVSNGVQIYQFPTDDDTIAKVNAAMNGQLPFAVVGSMDEVKVGNKMVKARQYPWGVVQVENENHCDFVKLREMLICTNMEDLREQTHTRHYELYRRCKLEEMGFTDVGPENKPVSYRPNLSTLRDFTKKRE; this is encoded by the exons GTAAACATTATACCAGTGATTGCCAAAGCAGATACGGTTTCTAAAACTGAATTACAGAAGTTTAAGATCAAGCTCATGAGTGAATTGGTCAGCAATGGCGTCCAGATATACCAGTTCCCAACGGATGATGACACTATTGCTAAGGTCAACGCTGCAATGAAT GGACAGTTGCCGTTTGCTGTTGTGGGAAGTATGGATGAGGTAAAAGTCGGAAACAAGATGGTCAAAGCTCGCCAGTACCCTTGGGGTGTTGTACAAG tgGAAAATGAAAACCACTGTGACTTTGTAAAGCTGCGGGAAATGCTCATTTGTACAAATATGGAGGACCTGCGAGAGCAGACCCATACCAGGCACTATGAGCTTTACAGGCGCTGCAAACTGGAGGAAATGGGCTTTACAGATGTGGGCCCAGAAAACAAGCCGGTCAG CTACAGGCCAAATTTGAGCACCTTAAGAGACTTCACCAAGAAGAGAGAATGA